One genomic window of Nicotiana sylvestris chromosome 10, ASM39365v2, whole genome shotgun sequence includes the following:
- the LOC104223703 gene encoding uncharacterized protein produces the protein MYAATEGLIRGRMSEDILAFSEEDFATLARPHNDALVISFLFNNIQIKCGLVDLGSSTNIIRSKVAELLRLLDQIVPTSRILNGFNTAGEATKEDITLLVNMSGAVQDSKFHVIGGDMRYNAFLGRPWIHNMREIPSTLHQMMNFPTEDDIKIVYGEQHATKEMFVAHWEASNSIHSTSEETGGK, from the coding sequence ATGTATGCTGCAACGGAAGGATTAATTCGGGGTCGCATGTCCGAAGACATCCTTGCATTCAGCGAGGAAGATTTTGCGACCTTGGCTCGACCACATAACGATGCGCTGGTAATTTCATTTCTCTTTAATAACATTCAAATTAAGTGTGGactcgtggatctaggtagctcgaccaacataatCAGGTCGAAGGTGGCAGAGCTGCTCCGACTACTTGATCAGATTGTACCTACTTCTCGAATCCTCAACGGCTTCAACACGGCCGGCGAAGCAACGAAGGAGGATATCACCCTCCTGGTCAACATGTCCGGTGCAGTTCAGGACTCCAAATTCCACGTCATCggaggtgacatgaggtataatgcatTTCTTGGTaggccgtggatacacaacatgagggaaATACCGTCAACTCTGCATCAGATGATGAATTTTCCGACGGAGGACGACATAAAGATAGtatatggagaacaacatgcGACAAAAGAAATGTTCGTGGCCCACTGGGAGGCATCAAATTCTATACACTCTACCTCGGAAGAGACGGGAGGTAAATAG